In one window of Nitrospiraceae bacterium DNA:
- a CDS encoding polysaccharide deacetylase family protein, with protein sequence MINPMREMKRRVRRVCGSVTRVQTELPLVALTFDDGPDPLITPRLLNLLDRYHARGTFFTVGKSVAEHQALIRRMADEGHTIGSHSWDHSAFPLITGRERRAQLMACERSLGAYGSRLFRPPYGELTLAAKVDAWRAGFEVIGWSVSSEDWYESDASTIADLLVERIHSGDIVLLHDTIYDHGKPHRGPVPDRDSWVDREAMLCALEMMFERIGSKFEFVTVPELMRRGLPYRSCWFKRVAPSPGLGLVERLLQKWG encoded by the coding sequence ATGATCAATCCGATGCGGGAAATGAAGCGACGAGTCCGTAGGGTATGCGGCAGTGTGACGCGTGTACAAACGGAATTGCCGCTTGTGGCCCTGACATTCGACGATGGGCCTGATCCCCTCATCACGCCAAGGCTGTTGAACCTGCTGGACAGATATCACGCCCGTGGCACGTTCTTTACGGTCGGCAAGTCGGTTGCTGAGCACCAGGCTCTAATCCGTCGCATGGCGGATGAGGGCCATACGATTGGAAGTCATTCTTGGGACCATTCTGCCTTTCCCTTGATCACAGGAAGGGAGCGGCGGGCACAGCTGATGGCCTGCGAGCGCTCACTGGGAGCATATGGAAGCCGGCTGTTTCGCCCTCCATATGGGGAACTGACACTGGCAGCAAAGGTGGATGCGTGGCGAGCCGGATTTGAAGTCATCGGGTGGAGTGTGAGTTCTGAAGATTGGTATGAGTCCGATGCATCAACTATTGCTGATCTGCTCGTCGAGCGAATCCACTCAGGCGATATTGTCCTATTGCACGATACGATTTATGACCATGGAAAGCCACACCGAGGTCCTGTTCCGGACAGGGATTCATGGGTAGATCGTGAGGCAATGCTGTGCGCGCTTGAAATGATGTTTGAGCGGATTGGATCAAAATTTGAGTTTGTGACAGTTCCTGAATTAATGCGACGAGGGCTACCATATCGTTCTTGCTGGTTCAAGCGGGTCGCACCGTCGCCTGGGCTGGGATTGGTCGAGCGCCTGCTGCAGAAGTGGGGATAG
- a CDS encoding ABC transporter ATP-binding protein — protein MSDLVISVENLSKLYRIGIQQHSLLTDYLTHRVRRVLGSDTAKTMKGNQQADFWALKDVSFEARHGEVIGVIGRNGAGKSTLLKVLSRITLPTKGRARIFGRVGSLLEVGTGFHPELTGRENIFLNGAILGMRRVDISRKFDEIVEFAEIGQFLDTPVKRYSSGMYVKLAFAVAAHLETDILIVDEVLSVGDAAFQKKCLGKMDDVRKGGRTIILVSHDLPTIANLCRRVIWMKKGSIAEDGDPHRLIESYLKETFSLASTSLLDRTDRSGEGAMIVSAIEFYDGDGKRIQHAMSGKELRVRVHYHGRTSKMFSNYRVLASFNHEGRACFVMATDLVDQRPLSLSGDGYVEFTVPDLPLGAGRYYMNAAIEHAGNTACQDWVESAGEIEVVEGDYYGTGKLYPHDGWRGQGMFVRHTWKASTRSA, from the coding sequence ATGAGTGATCTTGTAATCAGCGTTGAAAACCTGTCGAAGCTCTATCGCATTGGCATACAGCAACACAGCCTGCTGACCGATTACCTGACACACCGGGTACGACGGGTATTGGGATCGGACACTGCCAAAACCATGAAGGGCAATCAACAGGCAGATTTTTGGGCACTCAAAGATGTCAGCTTTGAAGCTCGACATGGTGAAGTCATTGGAGTTATCGGCAGAAACGGAGCGGGAAAAAGTACTCTATTGAAGGTATTGTCCCGCATTACTCTGCCAACCAAAGGGCGTGCGCGGATTTTCGGTCGTGTGGGTAGCCTCTTGGAGGTTGGAACGGGTTTTCATCCGGAACTGACCGGACGTGAAAATATCTTTCTCAACGGCGCTATATTGGGCATGCGCCGGGTTGATATTTCTAGAAAGTTTGATGAAATCGTCGAATTCGCGGAGATCGGACAGTTCCTTGATACACCGGTTAAGCGATATTCGAGTGGCATGTATGTCAAATTGGCATTTGCGGTTGCGGCGCACTTGGAAACCGATATTTTGATCGTGGATGAAGTGCTCTCTGTTGGTGATGCGGCATTTCAGAAGAAATGCTTGGGCAAGATGGATGATGTTCGGAAAGGTGGAAGGACCATTATTCTGGTAAGTCATGACCTGCCGACTATCGCAAATCTCTGTCGGCGCGTGATTTGGATGAAAAAAGGCTCGATTGCGGAGGATGGAGATCCGCACCGTTTGATCGAGAGCTATTTGAAGGAAACGTTCAGTCTTGCAAGTACCTCACTGCTTGATCGCACGGACCGATCCGGGGAAGGCGCAATGATCGTGAGTGCGATTGAGTTTTATGATGGGGACGGAAAACGCATCCAGCACGCTATGTCCGGAAAGGAATTGAGGGTGCGGGTTCATTACCACGGTCGTACCAGCAAGATGTTCAGCAACTACAGAGTCCTGGCATCTTTCAATCATGAAGGGCGCGCCTGTTTTGTAATGGCGACGGATCTGGTTGACCAACGGCCATTGTCGCTGTCCGGTGACGGGTATGTTGAGTTTACTGTTCCTGACTTACCCTTGGGTGCCGGCCGGTATTATATGAATGCGGCTATCGAGCACGCGGGAAACACAGCATGCCAGGACTGGGTCGAATCTGCCGGAGAAATTGAGGTCGTAGAGGGGGATTACTACGGCACCGGAAAGCTCTACCCTCATGACGGGTGGCGTGGACAGGGAATGTTTGTCCGGCATACCTGGAAAGCGTCCACTAGGAGCGCATAG
- a CDS encoding ABC transporter permease, translating to MSGLVNAGNDVSIVIEPPKGLFRLNLRETWHYRELLYFLAWRDLKTRYAQTAIGIGWAIVQPLFTMLMFTLVFSRMANIPSDGLPYSVFALTALLPWGYMARSLERCSTSVVNEGALVRKVYFPRLIIPLAASVIGLVDFSVAFLFLLAMMGWYHIVPTWGILLLPVFLGLALLTALSVSLWLSATNVKYRDVASMVPLATQLWMFASPVVYPLSMVPDQWKFLYSLNPMVGVIEGFRWALLGNARPDFDAMMLSAAVVLALFVGGVIYFRSVEDTFSDVI from the coding sequence GTGAGTGGTCTTGTGAATGCTGGTAACGACGTATCGATTGTGATTGAGCCCCCCAAGGGTCTGTTTCGTCTTAATCTCCGCGAAACGTGGCATTACCGCGAATTGCTGTATTTTTTGGCGTGGCGCGACCTGAAGACAAGGTATGCACAAACCGCTATCGGCATTGGCTGGGCTATTGTTCAGCCGTTGTTCACTATGCTGATGTTCACACTCGTATTCAGCCGAATGGCTAATATCCCGTCGGATGGACTGCCTTATTCTGTCTTCGCTCTCACGGCATTGCTTCCATGGGGCTATATGGCGAGAAGCCTGGAACGATGCAGCACCAGCGTTGTAAACGAGGGGGCGCTCGTCCGAAAGGTATACTTCCCGCGACTTATTATCCCGCTCGCGGCTTCGGTTATCGGACTAGTGGATTTCTCTGTAGCGTTTCTCTTTTTGCTGGCCATGATGGGGTGGTATCACATTGTCCCGACCTGGGGAATCTTGCTGTTACCAGTATTTCTTGGGCTTGCGCTATTAACGGCGCTTTCAGTGAGTTTGTGGCTTTCCGCAACAAATGTGAAGTACCGCGACGTAGCGTCGATGGTGCCGCTCGCGACTCAATTGTGGATGTTTGCCTCGCCGGTTGTCTATCCGTTGTCCATGGTTCCCGATCAATGGAAGTTTCTTTATAGCCTGAATCCCATGGTCGGCGTCATCGAGGGTTTTCGATGGGCTTTGCTTGGGAATGCGAGACCGGATTTTGATGCCATGATGCTGAGTGCCGCGGTCGTGCTTGCGCTGTTTGTGGGAGGAGTCATCTATTTTAGGAGCGTCGAGGACACCTTTTCCGACGTCATCTAG
- a CDS encoding Gfo/Idh/MocA family oxidoreductase, with translation MVCSSNGAKLLRVGIIGTGDFVEACHIPELKAHPRVEIVALCGRDLQRTRLLATRHGIAEAMTDYHQLCARPDVDAITIASRNIDHVSHAIAALHGRKHVFCEKPLATTVADAKRMASLAGEIPGIHQVAFTYRYLYGVRRLRQLVRQGEIGVPHYIRLQYDTWQGLEQGFQIGFRDKMELAGGGVLFDVGSHLIDLAAHLIGPIDQIAGLTVSVPRHALDSRSGETLQVETDDMATALLTFKNGVRGQISISRVSPSVGSKSWVEVIGERGALRALLSRGSVDVLQRSQPSRPTWEEVSLPDAASDGKPHCLGLMMRSFVEACCRGELDLEVDASFQDGLLAQEAMAAVELSGRRQEWVGLGRSEGVEIVGQKALKM, from the coding sequence ATGGTTTGCAGCAGTAATGGGGCTAAACTGTTACGGGTGGGCATCATCGGTACCGGAGATTTTGTCGAGGCTTGCCACATCCCGGAATTGAAGGCCCACCCACGGGTCGAGATCGTAGCTCTCTGTGGGCGTGACTTGCAAAGAACAAGGCTTTTGGCGACTCGGCATGGAATCGCAGAGGCCATGACTGACTACCACCAATTATGTGCCCGCCCTGATGTGGATGCAATCACAATTGCCTCGAGAAACATTGATCATGTGAGTCATGCCATCGCGGCACTTCATGGCAGGAAGCACGTTTTTTGCGAAAAGCCGTTGGCGACGACGGTGGCCGATGCCAAACGGATGGCATCATTGGCCGGCGAGATTCCCGGTATCCATCAGGTAGCATTCACCTACCGGTACTTATACGGTGTCAGGCGACTACGTCAACTTGTGCGTCAAGGGGAAATTGGTGTCCCACATTACATTCGCCTTCAGTACGATACCTGGCAAGGTCTTGAGCAGGGTTTCCAAATCGGTTTCCGGGACAAAATGGAGCTTGCTGGAGGAGGTGTACTGTTCGACGTGGGCAGTCATCTCATCGATCTTGCTGCCCACTTGATTGGGCCAATTGACCAAATTGCGGGCTTAACCGTAAGTGTGCCGCGGCATGCGTTAGATAGTCGCTCCGGAGAGACGTTACAGGTCGAGACAGACGATATGGCCACGGCATTACTCACATTTAAGAATGGCGTGCGAGGCCAAATCTCCATCAGTCGCGTCTCCCCAAGTGTAGGGTCGAAAAGTTGGGTTGAGGTGATTGGGGAGCGAGGCGCACTGAGGGCGCTGCTCAGTAGAGGCTCTGTCGATGTCTTGCAGCGCTCGCAGCCTAGCCGGCCAACTTGGGAAGAAGTCTCCCTTCCGGATGCTGCATCTGACGGGAAGCCGCATTGTTTGGGGCTTATGATGAGAAGTTTTGTCGAAGCATGCTGTCGTGGAGAGTTGGATCTGGAAGTTGATGCGTCATTTCAGGATGGCCTGCTTGCACAGGAGGCCATGGCCGCCGTTGAGCTCAGCGGACGAAGACAGGAGTGGGTTGGTCTTGGCAGGAGCGAAGGAGTAGAAATCGTTGGCCAGAAGGCGTTGAAGATGTGA
- a CDS encoding phytanoyl-CoA dioxygenase family protein, producing the protein MNNAVYYDAQVTDDARRRLLFEGQLFAYSPRKASLAFVEFARQLIRDAFAPHDPEHAQYHISVEAYAEILGKLKPQFIHHPESKKHIQAVLADLGCDLGKTYFDVPKMRSSTSDNYLTTGIAYAWHPHRDTWYSAPMSQINWWIPIYDIQPDNAMAFHPQYWNRTVANTSKGYNYYAWNQQHRGGHVAQFLKQDPRPLPRPSGALDLDPQLRLIVPAGGVIMFSAAQMHSSVPNTSGKTRFSIDFRLVHLDDVRSKAGAPKVDEECTGTTMRDYLRGTDLTHIPDDLVAMYDDGTAEQGNLTYRPT; encoded by the coding sequence ATGAACAACGCGGTGTACTATGATGCTCAGGTGACCGATGACGCTCGCCGTCGACTCCTATTTGAAGGGCAGCTATTTGCGTACTCGCCGCGAAAAGCATCGCTTGCATTTGTCGAGTTTGCCAGGCAGTTGATTCGAGACGCCTTTGCCCCGCACGACCCCGAGCATGCGCAGTACCACATATCGGTTGAAGCATACGCAGAAATTTTGGGGAAATTGAAACCGCAGTTCATCCATCATCCAGAGTCTAAGAAGCACATACAGGCTGTGCTCGCAGACCTTGGGTGTGATTTGGGGAAAACCTATTTTGACGTGCCGAAGATGCGAAGTTCCACGAGCGACAACTACTTAACAACCGGTATCGCTTATGCGTGGCATCCCCATCGCGATACTTGGTACTCAGCGCCCATGTCGCAAATTAACTGGTGGATTCCCATTTATGATATTCAGCCGGACAATGCAATGGCGTTTCATCCCCAGTATTGGAATCGTACGGTTGCGAACACCTCAAAAGGTTACAACTACTACGCTTGGAATCAGCAACATCGGGGAGGGCATGTGGCACAGTTTCTCAAGCAAGATCCGCGACCGCTGCCCAGGCCCTCGGGGGCGCTCGATCTGGACCCCCAGCTTCGATTGATCGTTCCTGCTGGAGGCGTGATTATGTTTTCCGCCGCACAGATGCATTCGAGCGTACCGAATACCTCTGGAAAGACTCGATTTAGTATCGATTTTAGGCTTGTTCATCTCGATGACGTACGGTCGAAAGCCGGAGCGCCGAAGGTCGATGAGGAATGCACCGGTACCACTATGCGGGATTATCTCAGAGGAACTGATTTGACTCATATTCCGGATGATCTCGTTGCAATGTACGATGATGGAACTGCTGAGCAGGGGAACCTTACTTATCGACCTACGTAA
- a CDS encoding DUF4910 domain-containing protein: protein MYGLMKELYPICRSITGNGVRETLARLGKRVPLHVHEVASGTPVFDWMVPLEWNVRDAYLATIDGHRVVDFRDNNLHVVGYSVPFQGRVSRDELESHLHSLPEHPDWIPYRTSYYKGNWGFCLSHRERLELRAAEYDVRIEATLEKGSLTYGELLIPGESDQEILISSHVCHPSLCNDNLSGIVVATMLAELLSGMARTYSYRFLFIPGTIGSITWLARNQDQVGRIQAGLVLTGIGDGGGVTYKQSRRGISLIDRAMAHVLKHRGKSYRIIEFYPYGYDERQYCSPGFNLPVGCLMRTPHGEYPEYHTSADNLELVKAESLQDSLDLVLNALYVLENDTKPVSKNPFCEPQLGRRGLYRAIAGQKEGASSEMALLWVLNMADGEHSLLDIAEKAQIPFVAIHAASKLLEASGLVRANAVEAKES from the coding sequence ATGTATGGCCTCATGAAGGAACTCTACCCAATTTGTCGCAGCATTACGGGCAACGGTGTACGAGAGACGCTTGCCAGGCTTGGAAAACGCGTACCACTCCACGTCCACGAGGTGGCTTCAGGTACACCTGTGTTTGACTGGATGGTTCCTCTGGAGTGGAACGTTCGGGATGCTTACCTGGCTACGATCGATGGTCATCGCGTCGTGGATTTTAGAGACAACAATCTTCACGTGGTTGGGTACAGTGTCCCCTTCCAAGGGCGGGTCTCACGTGACGAATTAGAATCGCATTTGCATTCCTTGCCCGAGCATCCGGATTGGATTCCATATCGAACGTCCTACTACAAGGGGAATTGGGGTTTTTGCCTTTCGCATCGCGAACGACTGGAGCTCCGTGCAGCTGAGTATGATGTGCGGATTGAGGCAACTCTTGAGAAAGGGAGCCTGACGTACGGTGAGTTATTGATACCAGGCGAGAGTGATCAAGAGATTTTGATTTCCAGTCACGTCTGTCACCCGTCTCTTTGCAACGACAATCTTTCGGGGATCGTCGTCGCGACGATGCTAGCCGAGCTTCTCAGTGGTATGGCCAGGACATATTCCTACCGTTTCCTTTTTATTCCTGGGACAATCGGATCCATTACTTGGTTGGCTAGAAACCAGGATCAAGTCGGGCGGATCCAGGCCGGTCTCGTGCTAACGGGTATTGGGGATGGCGGCGGCGTGACCTACAAGCAAAGTCGCCGAGGCATCAGCTTAATAGATCGGGCTATGGCACATGTTCTCAAGCATCGAGGAAAGTCCTATAGGATAATCGAGTTTTATCCATATGGATATGACGAGCGGCAGTATTGCTCTCCGGGGTTCAATCTTCCAGTAGGCTGCTTGATGCGGACTCCACATGGGGAGTATCCGGAGTACCATACATCTGCCGACAACTTGGAGCTGGTAAAAGCAGAGTCTTTGCAAGATTCACTGGACCTAGTGCTCAACGCCTTGTACGTACTCGAAAATGACACTAAACCTGTTAGCAAGAACCCGTTTTGTGAACCGCAGTTGGGGAGGCGGGGACTGTATCGGGCAATCGCCGGGCAGAAAGAAGGGGCGAGTAGCGAGATGGCGCTCCTATGGGTGCTGAACATGGCTGATGGGGAACACTCGCTCCTGGATATTGCCGAAAAGGCGCAGATTCCGTTCGTAGCTATTCATGCTGCGTCGAAATTGCTAGAAGCGAGTGGGCTGGTCCGCGCGAATGCTGTGGAAGCGAAAGAATCCTGA
- the rfbC gene encoding dTDP-4-dehydrorhamnose 3,5-epimerase, translated as MIFQEVGLSGAFAIDLERREDERGFFARTWCAKEFLAKGLDAQLVQCNLSYTRLRGTIRGMHYQVSPAAEAKLVRCTRGAVYDVIVDLRRESPTYRRWFAVVLSSENYKMLYVPKDFAHGFQTLTDDAEVAYQMSEAYAPEYARGFRWNDAAFGIDWPESVRMISDRDRTYDDFVER; from the coding sequence GTGATTTTTCAAGAGGTAGGTTTATCAGGAGCATTTGCGATTGATCTTGAGCGTCGAGAGGACGAGCGCGGGTTTTTTGCAAGGACATGGTGTGCCAAAGAATTCCTTGCCAAGGGACTCGATGCTCAGCTCGTACAGTGTAACCTCTCTTACACACGTTTGCGAGGTACGATCCGTGGCATGCATTACCAGGTGTCCCCCGCAGCGGAAGCCAAACTAGTGCGCTGTACTCGCGGAGCCGTGTATGACGTGATCGTAGATTTGCGTCGTGAGTCTCCCACATATAGGCGATGGTTTGCGGTGGTTCTATCCTCAGAAAACTACAAGATGCTTTATGTGCCAAAAGACTTTGCACATGGTTTCCAGACATTAACAGATGATGCCGAAGTTGCCTACCAGATGTCAGAGGCTTACGCGCCGGAATATGCGAGAGGTTTTCGATGGAATGATGCAGCGTTTGGGATTGATTGGCCTGAGAGTGTTCGGATGATTTCGGATCGAGACCGTACGTATGACGATTTTGTCGAACGGTGA
- a CDS encoding class I SAM-dependent methyltransferase: MRKSSSTSNKRKSVKPTRLKTVQSGQRSCRFCGAGLEHTFADLGMSPLANSYIKSDMANRMEPFYPLHVFVCSACLLVQLEEFTSPQSIFGDYAYFSSFSESWLDHARRYVQDITARLSLDKRHRVVEIASNDGYLLQYFVERGVPVLGVEPAANVAKIARKKKIPTIVKFFGVKTARELAKAGKRADLLVGNNVLAHVPDINDFVSGLKIALKPKGVVTMEFPHLMRLMAENQFDTIYHEHFSYWSLLSVARVFAKHGLALFDVEEIPTHGGSLRIFACHADDRTKPIEKRLLDLRDREEKEGFGRLDHYLSFSKQVIETKMKLLKFLIEAKTQGKSVVGYGAPAKGNTLLNFCGVRTDFLDYTVDRSPYKQGHLLPGVRIPILPPEKIRETKPDYVLILPWNIQAEVVQQMAYIKEWGGKFVVPIPEVRVLS; the protein is encoded by the coding sequence ATGCGCAAGAGCTCTTCGACGTCGAACAAACGCAAGTCCGTAAAACCGACTCGCCTTAAAACGGTGCAGTCTGGCCAACGGTCCTGCCGATTTTGTGGTGCGGGGCTGGAGCATACCTTTGCGGACCTTGGCATGTCTCCTCTTGCAAATTCGTACATCAAGAGTGATATGGCCAACCGAATGGAGCCTTTTTATCCCCTTCATGTATTTGTGTGCAGTGCTTGTCTCCTGGTTCAACTCGAAGAGTTCACCAGTCCACAGAGCATTTTTGGTGACTATGCGTACTTCTCATCATTCTCCGAGAGTTGGCTGGATCATGCACGACGATATGTCCAAGACATTACGGCACGGCTATCCCTCGACAAGCGTCATAGGGTTGTCGAGATTGCCAGCAATGACGGATATCTCTTGCAATACTTTGTGGAACGGGGTGTGCCGGTACTGGGGGTAGAACCAGCCGCAAATGTCGCAAAGATAGCACGGAAAAAGAAGATCCCTACGATCGTCAAGTTTTTTGGCGTCAAGACGGCACGGGAGTTGGCCAAAGCCGGTAAGCGTGCTGACTTGCTCGTCGGCAACAATGTTTTGGCGCACGTCCCGGACATCAATGATTTCGTCAGTGGACTCAAGATTGCGCTCAAGCCCAAAGGTGTCGTGACCATGGAGTTTCCGCACCTGATGAGACTGATGGCGGAGAACCAGTTTGACACCATTTATCATGAGCATTTTTCGTATTGGTCGCTGTTGTCTGTGGCGCGGGTTTTCGCCAAGCATGGCCTCGCGCTGTTTGATGTTGAGGAGATACCCACTCATGGAGGGTCACTGAGAATCTTCGCCTGCCATGCCGATGATCGCACCAAGCCTATCGAGAAGCGCCTTTTGGATTTGCGGGATCGAGAAGAGAAGGAAGGGTTTGGACGTCTGGACCATTACCTGTCATTTTCCAAGCAAGTTATTGAAACGAAAATGAAACTGCTCAAGTTTCTCATTGAGGCAAAGACACAAGGTAAATCGGTTGTCGGTTATGGGGCTCCCGCTAAGGGGAATACGCTTCTCAACTTCTGTGGTGTCCGGACAGATTTTCTCGATTATACGGTGGATCGGAGCCCCTACAAGCAGGGGCATCTCTTGCCGGGAGTACGGATCCCCATTCTTCCTCCTGAAAAAATTCGTGAGACCAAACCGGACTATGTCTTAATTCTTCCCTGGAACATTCAGGCGGAGGTGGTTCAGCAAATGGCCTATATCAAGGAGTGGGGAGGAAAATTTGTTGTGCCGATTCCTGAGGTGCGAGTGCTTTCGTGA
- a CDS encoding SDR family oxidoreductase, whose product MKILVTGNMGYIGSTVVRRLRQSYPSAVIFGLDMGYFANCLTASDFLPECRLDAQVFADVRTVDREMLKGVDSIVYLAAISNDPMGASFEGVTMDVNCRAAVAMAEMAKSCGAKSFVFASSCSVYGFAEEGAKTEESMVNPLTAYAKSKIEAEQELAKFAAAGFSVTCLRFSTACGMSDRLRLDLVLNDFVASALATGKITILSDGTPWRPLIHIKDMAKAIDWGVQRKSDNGGECVIVNVGTDSWNYQVKDLAAAVGKIVPDVQISINKDAQPDKRSYRVSFDKFRRLAPAYQPEVDLDHAIRDLRQGLTNMHFADADFRKSHLMRLNVLKGLKSRGYVTDELRWNKGC is encoded by the coding sequence ATGAAGATTCTAGTCACGGGTAATATGGGCTATATCGGTTCGACGGTAGTACGGCGGTTGCGGCAGTCGTACCCATCTGCGGTAATTTTCGGGTTAGATATGGGCTACTTTGCCAATTGTCTCACCGCAAGTGACTTTCTGCCTGAGTGCCGGTTGGATGCTCAAGTATTTGCAGATGTCAGGACCGTGGATCGTGAGATGCTCAAAGGCGTGGATTCCATCGTCTATCTGGCTGCGATATCAAACGATCCGATGGGAGCCTCGTTTGAGGGAGTCACGATGGACGTAAATTGTCGCGCCGCCGTGGCAATGGCTGAAATGGCAAAGAGCTGCGGTGCAAAAAGTTTCGTCTTTGCGTCCAGTTGCAGCGTGTATGGATTTGCTGAAGAGGGGGCGAAAACAGAAGAATCAATGGTCAATCCTCTGACTGCCTATGCGAAGTCAAAAATTGAAGCAGAGCAGGAGCTTGCAAAATTTGCCGCGGCTGGCTTTTCAGTGACCTGCTTGCGATTTTCGACTGCCTGCGGGATGAGCGACCGCCTCAGGCTTGATTTGGTTCTCAATGACTTTGTGGCAAGTGCTCTAGCTACTGGAAAGATTACTATTTTGAGCGATGGTACACCTTGGCGTCCCCTAATCCATATCAAGGATATGGCAAAGGCTATTGATTGGGGGGTCCAGCGTAAGTCCGACAACGGCGGCGAATGTGTCATTGTGAATGTCGGTACGGACTCATGGAATTACCAAGTTAAAGATCTTGCAGCGGCTGTTGGAAAGATTGTCCCCGATGTGCAGATTTCCATCAACAAGGACGCCCAGCCTGATAAGCGGTCCTATCGTGTGAGTTTTGACAAGTTCCGACGGCTTGCTCCTGCGTATCAGCCTGAGGTGGATCTTGACCATGCCATCCGTGATCTGAGGCAGGGGTTAACAAATATGCATTTTGCAGATGCTGATTTCCGGAAGTCCCACCTAATGAGGCTCAACGTATTGAAGGGTCTCAAGAGTCGAGGGTATGTGACAGATGAGCTTCGGTGGAACAAGGGGTGCTGA
- the rfbF gene encoding glucose-1-phosphate cytidylyltransferase, whose product MKAVILAGGLGTRLSEETILRPKPMVEIGGKPILWHIMQIHAAYGITEFLIALGYKGEMIKEYFLNFFAINNDLSIDLSTGKTKIHDGNQPKWTVHLVDTGVNTQTGGRVKRLRKWIGDDQEFMLTYGDGVADIDIRSLLEFHRSHGKQATMTSVRSPARFGRIGFDGDQVREFLEKPDAGEGWINGGFFVLNTNTLDYVDGDQTAWEREPVERLAHAGQLMGFKHYGFWSCMDTLKEKNYLEELWASGKAPWKIW is encoded by the coding sequence ATGAAAGCAGTCATACTTGCAGGAGGACTGGGGACACGACTTTCAGAGGAAACGATTCTGCGACCCAAACCGATGGTAGAGATCGGTGGAAAACCGATTCTCTGGCATATCATGCAAATTCATGCTGCGTATGGCATTACAGAATTTCTCATTGCATTGGGCTATAAGGGAGAAATGATTAAGGAGTATTTCCTGAACTTCTTTGCAATCAACAATGATCTTTCGATTGATCTGTCTACGGGAAAGACGAAGATCCATGATGGTAATCAGCCGAAATGGACGGTCCATCTAGTTGACACAGGTGTGAATACACAAACTGGAGGGCGAGTAAAGCGTCTGCGAAAATGGATCGGAGATGATCAAGAATTCATGCTGACCTATGGCGACGGTGTTGCGGACATTGATATCAGGTCACTCTTGGAGTTTCACCGTTCACATGGGAAGCAGGCAACAATGACTTCGGTGCGTTCTCCCGCACGATTTGGACGTATTGGTTTCGATGGTGACCAAGTTCGTGAGTTTCTCGAAAAACCGGATGCGGGGGAGGGCTGGATTAACGGGGGGTTTTTTGTCCTAAATACGAACACGCTCGACTACGTTGATGGTGACCAAACTGCATGGGAGCGGGAACCTGTTGAACGGCTTGCGCATGCCGGACAGCTGATGGGATTCAAACATTATGGATTCTGGTCTTGCATGGATACCTTGAAGGAAAAGAATTACCTAGAGGAACTATGGGCCTCAGGAAAGGCTCCCTGGAAGATCTGGTAA